The Arachis hypogaea cultivar Tifrunner chromosome 19, arahy.Tifrunner.gnm2.J5K5, whole genome shotgun sequence genome has a window encoding:
- the LOC112778457 gene encoding uncharacterized protein: MDQQGNWDKYLPLIEFAYNNSYQKSIRMAPYEALYRRKCQSLLCCMTRRKAAFWGQTWYKKLPNGLSTFERRFKLPKVDKRAMQILGYNPDESHILQPETVQLRADMTYQTLPVRIVERSDKQLRDKTVSLVKVAWEQTGTEEYIWMLEDKMRTDYPFLFSVAVGAAGKPDIPAMKIMIFHAYLMCI; encoded by the exons ATGGACCAACAGGGTAACTGGGACAAATACTTGCCATTGATTGAGTTTGCTTacaacaacagttatcaaaagaGTATCAGAATGGCACCATATGAGGCCCTCTACAGAAGAAAGTGTCAATCACTATTATGCTGTATGACAAGGAGGAAGGCAGCTTTTTGGGGCCAGACTTGgtacaagaaactaccaaacggATTAAGCACATTCGAGAGAAGATTCAAACTGCCCAAAGTCGACAAAAGAGCTATGCAGATATTAGGC TATAATCCCGACGAAAGCcacattttacaaccagagacagtacagctGCGAGCCGACATGACATATCAAACCCTACCAGTCAGGATTGTGGAACGAAGTGACAAACAGCTTAGAGATAAGACAGTATCATTGGTTAAGGTAGCATGGGAACAAACTGGAACTGAAGAGTACATATGGATGCTGGAAGACAAGATGAGAACAGACTACCCGTTTCTCTTTTCAG tGGCTGTTGGTGCTGCTGGAAAACCTGACATTCCAGCCATGAAAATCATGATTTTTCATGCTtatttgatgtgtatttga